The following are encoded together in the Salvelinus fontinalis isolate EN_2023a chromosome 38, ASM2944872v1, whole genome shotgun sequence genome:
- the LOC129837353 gene encoding calbindin-like, translating to MANAYLQGVEISASQFLDIFHHYDNDGNGYIEGKELQSFIKELQQARKQAGLELTDQMKAFVQEYEKNTDAKIGIVELVQILPTEENFLLFFRQQLKSCAEFMQAWRCYDADHSGYIEADELKNFLKDLLQKAKKPYDEKKLDEYTHTTLKIFDSNHDGKLCLAEMARLLPDEENFLLKFQNVKMVRREFNKIFELYDQDENGYMDENELDALLKDLCEKNKKVLEVNKIPTYKTAIMALSDGGKLYRTELALVLCAEDISAPAPL from the exons ATGGCAAACGCGTACCTGCAAGGAGTAGAGATCTCTGCATCACAGTTCCTGGATATTTTTCACCATTATGATAACGATG GTAATGGATATATTGAAGGGAAGGAGTTGCAGAGTTTTATAAAAGAACTTCAGCAAGCTCGAAAACAGGCAGGACTT gAGCTTACAGACCAAATGAAGGCTTTTGTACAGGAATATGAGAAAAATACAGATGCCAAAATTGGAATTGTTGAG CTAGTACAAATATTGCCCACAGAGGAGAACTTCTTGTTATTTTTCCGGCAACAGTTGAAGTCTTGTGCGGAATTTATGCAG GCTTGGCGATGTTATGATGCAGACCATAGTGGCTACATTGAAGCAGATGAGCTGAAG AACTTTTTGAAAGATCTTCTTCAGAAGGCTAAGAAACCATATGACGAAAAGAAGTTAGACGAGTATACACATACCACA CTCAAAATATTCGACTCAAACCACGATGGGAAGTTGTGTTTGGCAGAAATGGCGAG GTTGCTACCGGATGAGGAGAACTTTCTACTCAAGTTTCAG AATGTGAAGATGGTGAGGAGAGAGTTCAACAAGATCTTTGAGTTATACGATCAG gatGAGAATGGCTATATGGATGAGAATGAGCTGGATGCCCTCCTCAAAGATTTGTGTGAGAAGAACAAGAAG GTGCTGGAAGTCAACAAAATCCCCACATATAAGACCGCCATTATGGCGCTATCAGACGGGGGCAAGCTGTACAGGACAGAGCTAGCGCTGGTGCTCTGTGCTGAGGACATTTCAGCCCCTGCCCCCTTATAA